The Streptomyces phaeolivaceus genome has a window encoding:
- the cysD gene encoding sulfate adenylyltransferase subunit CysD, giving the protein MTVPTLSHLDALESEAVHVFREVAGEFERPVILFSGGKDSIVMLHLALKAFTPAPVPFSLLHVDTGHNFPEVLEYRDRTVARHSLRLHVASVQDHIDRGVLRERPDGTRNPLQTVPLTERIQAEKFDAVFGGGRRDEEKARAKERVFSLRDEFSQWDPRRQRPELWNLYNGRHAPGEHVRVFPLSNWTELDVWQYIAREGIELPEIYFAHHREVFRRAGMWLTAGEWGGPKDGETVEKRQVRYRTVGDMSCTGAVDSDATTLDAVITEIAASRLTERGATRADDKMSEAAMEDRKREGYF; this is encoded by the coding sequence ATGACCGTCCCCACCCTGTCCCACCTGGACGCCCTGGAGTCCGAGGCGGTCCATGTCTTCCGTGAGGTGGCGGGCGAGTTCGAGCGGCCGGTGATCCTGTTCTCCGGCGGCAAGGACTCCATCGTCATGCTGCATCTGGCGCTGAAGGCGTTCACGCCCGCTCCGGTGCCGTTCTCGCTGCTGCACGTGGACACCGGGCACAACTTCCCCGAGGTGCTGGAGTACCGGGACCGCACGGTGGCCCGGCACAGTCTGCGGCTGCATGTGGCCTCCGTGCAGGACCACATCGACCGGGGTGTGCTGCGGGAGCGTCCGGACGGGACGCGGAATCCGCTGCAGACCGTGCCGTTGACGGAGCGGATCCAGGCGGAGAAGTTCGACGCCGTCTTCGGCGGCGGGCGCCGGGACGAGGAGAAGGCACGCGCCAAGGAGCGGGTGTTCTCGCTGCGGGACGAGTTCTCGCAGTGGGATCCGCGGCGGCAGCGGCCGGAGCTGTGGAACCTGTACAACGGGCGGCACGCTCCTGGGGAGCATGTGCGTGTCTTCCCGCTGTCCAACTGGACCGAGCTGGACGTGTGGCAGTACATCGCCCGCGAGGGCATCGAGCTGCCGGAGATCTACTTCGCCCATCACCGCGAGGTGTTCCGCCGGGCCGGGATGTGGCTGACCGCCGGTGAGTGGGGCGGGCCCAAGGACGGCGAGACGGTCGAGAAGCGGCAGGTGCGGTACCGGACGGTCGGCGACATGTCCTGCACGGGCGCGGTGGACTCGGACGCGACCACGCTGGACGCCGTGATCACCGAGATCGCGGCCTCCCGGCTGACCGAGCGGGGTGCGACGCGCGCGGACGACAAGATGTCCGAGGCCGCGATGGAGGACCGTAAGCGCGAGGGGTACTTCTAG
- a CDS encoding sulfate adenylyltransferase subunit 1, translated as MSTSTSTVERPSATIDTLRFATAGSVDDGKSTLVGRLLHDSKSVLTDQMEAVERFSADRGQDAPDLALLTDGLRAEREQGITIDVAYRYFATARRRFILADTPGHVQYTRNMVTGASTAELAIVLVDARNGVVEQTLRHAAVAALLRVPHVVLSVNKMDLVGYEEKEFRRIVEDFARHADELGLPGFTSIPVSALAGDNVVERSARMDWYDGPALLEFLETVPVGVEAADAPARFPVQYVIRHGEVRHYAGQLVSGALRVGDRVTVHPSGETSEITGIDVLGEAAEAAYAPRSISVRLADQRDVSRGDMITTGAADTAPSLTRDVRAAVCHLAERPLRVGDRVLLRHTTRTVQAIVRELGGFPELTTNDLGRIVLRTAEPLALDDYAAVRRTGAFILVDPADGATLTAGMVELR; from the coding sequence ATGAGCACGAGCACGAGTACGGTCGAGCGGCCCTCGGCCACCATCGACACCCTGCGCTTCGCGACGGCCGGTTCGGTCGACGACGGGAAGTCCACGCTAGTCGGTCGGCTGCTGCACGACTCCAAGTCGGTGCTGACGGACCAGATGGAGGCGGTGGAGCGGTTCTCCGCAGACCGTGGGCAGGACGCCCCGGACCTGGCGCTGCTGACGGACGGTCTGCGGGCCGAGCGGGAGCAGGGCATCACGATCGACGTGGCGTACCGCTACTTCGCCACGGCCCGCCGCCGGTTCATCCTCGCCGACACCCCCGGGCATGTGCAGTACACCCGCAACATGGTCACCGGCGCCTCCACGGCCGAGCTGGCGATCGTCCTGGTCGACGCCCGCAACGGGGTGGTCGAGCAGACGCTGCGGCACGCCGCCGTGGCGGCGCTGCTGCGGGTGCCGCACGTGGTGCTGTCCGTCAACAAGATGGACCTGGTCGGGTACGAGGAGAAGGAGTTCCGGCGGATCGTCGAGGACTTCGCGCGGCACGCCGACGAGTTGGGACTGCCCGGCTTCACCTCGATCCCGGTGTCGGCACTGGCCGGTGACAATGTCGTCGAGCGGTCGGCGCGGATGGACTGGTACGACGGTCCGGCGCTCCTGGAGTTCCTGGAGACCGTGCCGGTGGGCGTGGAGGCAGCGGACGCCCCGGCGCGCTTCCCCGTGCAGTATGTGATCCGGCACGGTGAAGTCCGGCACTACGCGGGGCAGTTGGTGTCGGGTGCGCTGCGGGTCGGTGACCGGGTGACCGTGCATCCGTCGGGTGAGACCTCCGAGATCACCGGCATCGACGTCCTCGGTGAGGCGGCGGAGGCCGCGTACGCGCCGCGGTCGATCAGTGTGCGGCTGGCGGACCAACGGGACGTGTCCCGCGGGGACATGATCACGACGGGGGCGGCCGACACGGCGCCCTCGCTGACGCGGGACGTCCGGGCGGCGGTCTGCCATCTGGCGGAACGGCCGCTGCGGGTCGGCGACCGCGTCCTGCTCCGGCACACCACCCGTACCGTCCAGGCGATCGTCAGGGAACTCGGCGGGTTCCCCGAGCTGACCACGAACGACCTGGGCCGGATCGTGCTGCGCACGGCCGAGCCGCTCGCGCTGGACGACTACGCGGCGGTGCGGCGGACGGGGGCGTTCATCCTGGTCGACCCGGCGGACGGGGCGACGCTGACGGCGGGGATGGTGGAGCTGCGGTAG
- a CDS encoding PaaX family transcriptional regulator: MINVSEQHAPRSLIVTFYGAYGRSVPGPVPVSELIRLLAAVGVDAPSVRSSVSRLKRRGLLLSARTAAGAAGYALSQDARQLLDDGDRRIYATAPEQDEGWVLAVFSVPESERQKRHVLRSRLAGLGFGTAAPGVWIAPARLYEETRHTLVRLRLGPYVDLFRGEHLGFAATAEAVARWWDLAGIAKQHEAFLDRHAPVLHGWERREETPTEEAYRDYLLALDSWRHLPYADPGLPAALLPADWPGVRSAAVFRALHARLREAGARFAGTGS; encoded by the coding sequence ATGATCAACGTGTCCGAACAGCACGCACCACGTTCGCTCATCGTCACCTTCTACGGCGCGTACGGCCGTTCGGTGCCGGGCCCGGTGCCCGTCTCCGAGCTGATCCGGCTGCTCGCCGCGGTCGGGGTCGACGCGCCCTCCGTCCGCTCCTCCGTGTCCCGGCTGAAACGGCGGGGCCTGCTGCTGTCGGCCCGGACGGCGGCGGGGGCCGCCGGGTACGCGCTGTCGCAGGACGCGCGGCAGCTCCTCGACGACGGCGACCGGCGGATCTACGCGACGGCGCCCGAGCAGGACGAGGGCTGGGTTCTCGCCGTGTTCTCGGTGCCGGAGTCGGAGCGGCAGAAACGGCACGTCCTGCGCTCCCGGCTGGCCGGACTCGGCTTCGGCACGGCCGCGCCGGGCGTGTGGATCGCGCCGGCCCGGCTGTACGAGGAGACCCGGCACACCCTGGTCCGGCTGCGGCTCGGCCCGTACGTGGACCTGTTCCGGGGCGAGCATCTGGGGTTCGCGGCGACCGCCGAGGCGGTGGCGCGCTGGTGGGACCTGGCCGGGATCGCCAAGCAGCACGAGGCGTTCCTCGACCGGCACGCGCCCGTGCTGCACGGCTGGGAGCGCCGCGAGGAGACCCCGACGGAGGAGGCGTACCGGGACTATCTGCTGGCCCTGGACTCCTGGCGCCATCTGCCGTACGCCGACCCCGGGCTGCCCGCGGCGCTGCTGCCCGCGGACTGGCCGGGGGTGCGGTCGGCGGCGGTGTTCCGGGCGCTGCACGCGCGGCTGCGGGAGGCGGGCGCGAGGTTCGCGGGCACCGGATCGTAA
- the cysC gene encoding adenylyl-sulfate kinase, producing MTTSSRASRAQGATVWLTGLPSAGKTTIARVLAGRLRSEGHRVEVLDGDEIRRFLSAGLGFSREDRNTNVQRIGLVAEVLARNGVLSVVPVIAPYADSREAVRKRHDVSGTPYFEVHVATPVEVCSERDVKGLYARQAAGQLKGLTGVDDPYEPPADPALFLPTQDQTPDESAASVYALLAERGLV from the coding sequence ATGACCACCTCGTCCAGGGCGTCCCGGGCCCAGGGAGCCACGGTCTGGCTCACCGGACTGCCGAGCGCGGGCAAGACCACGATCGCCCGGGTCCTCGCCGGCCGGCTGCGGTCCGAGGGGCACCGGGTGGAGGTCCTCGACGGTGACGAGATCCGCCGCTTCCTCTCCGCCGGCCTCGGCTTCTCCCGCGAGGACCGCAACACCAATGTCCAGCGCATCGGCCTGGTCGCCGAGGTCCTCGCCCGCAACGGCGTGCTCTCCGTCGTCCCCGTCATCGCGCCGTACGCCGACAGCCGCGAGGCCGTCCGCAAGCGCCACGACGTCAGCGGCACCCCGTACTTCGAGGTGCATGTCGCCACCCCCGTCGAGGTGTGCAGCGAGCGCGATGTGAAGGGCCTGTACGCCCGTCAGGCCGCCGGGCAGCTCAAGGGGCTGACCGGTGTCGACGACCCGTACGAGCCGCCGGCCGACCCCGCGCTCTTCCTCCCGACGCAGGACCAGACGCCCGACGAGTCGGCCGCGTCGGTGTACGCGCTGCTGGCGGAGCGGGGCCTCGTATGA
- a CDS encoding bifunctional salicylyl-CoA 5-hydroxylase/oxidoreductase, translating to MPTSPVTPSPGAAHPGARGSTEYAATAAWARPATTNPQPPTGQNLPTRIAIIGGGPGGLYAAALLKRLNPSREITVWERNPPDDTFGFGVVLSDETLGGIEHADPTVYDALRPHFTRWDDITIVHRNTRHTAGGHGFAALGRRRLLQILHTRCRELGVELRFGTEAPYPAWLCETYDLVVAADGVHSATREAYAEVFRPTVQAHRCRYIWLAADFAFDAFRFEIAETEHGVAQLHGYPYAPDASTVIVEMREEVWRAAGLDRADERESVEHCAKLFADALGGRPLRSHNSTWTTFRTVVNERWSHGNLVLLGDAAHTAHFSIGSGTKLAVEDALALAACLEEQPDLARALTAYEAERRPVVASTQRAARASLEWFENIGFHLDQPSRQFAFNLLTRSRRVTHDNLRLRDPRFTDAVEREFGCPPGTPPMFTPFRLRGLTLRNRVVVSPMDMYSATDGVPGDVHLVHLGARALGGAGLVMTEMVCVSPEGRITPGCAGLWNSRQAEAWRRTVRFVHERAPGTAIGVQLGHSGRKGSTRVMWEGIDEPLDADNWPLTAASPIPYKPGSQTPRALSRAQLTDIRLQFTAAAGRAARSGFDLLELHCAHGYLLSGFLSPLTNRRTDRYGGPLDHRLRFPLEVFDAVRAVWPEERPMTVRISATDWADGGTTAEDAVEIARAFAAHGADAIDVSTGQVVADEHPEYGRSYQTPFADRIRHQVGVPTVAVGAISSWDDVNSLILAGRTDLCALGRPHLYDPHWTLHAAAEQGYEGPGVAWPSPYLAGRRRPTTGRTDAPKPRLTLS from the coding sequence ATGCCGACGTCGCCTGTCACGCCAAGTCCAGGGGCAGCCCACCCAGGGGCGCGGGGCAGTACTGAATATGCGGCTACCGCCGCGTGGGCGCGACCAGCCACAACAAACCCGCAGCCGCCAACCGGACAGAACCTCCCCACCCGTATCGCGATCATCGGCGGAGGCCCAGGCGGCCTCTACGCCGCCGCCCTCCTCAAACGCCTCAACCCATCCCGCGAGATAACCGTCTGGGAACGCAACCCCCCGGACGACACCTTCGGCTTCGGCGTAGTCCTCTCCGACGAAACCCTGGGCGGCATAGAACACGCCGACCCCACGGTCTACGACGCCCTGCGCCCCCACTTCACCCGCTGGGACGACATCACCATCGTCCACCGGAACACCCGCCACACCGCCGGAGGCCACGGCTTCGCCGCCCTCGGCCGCCGCCGCCTCCTCCAGATCCTGCACACCCGCTGCCGAGAACTGGGTGTAGAGCTCCGCTTCGGCACGGAGGCCCCGTACCCCGCCTGGCTCTGCGAGACGTACGACCTGGTCGTCGCGGCGGACGGGGTGCACAGCGCGACCCGTGAGGCATACGCGGAGGTCTTCCGGCCGACCGTCCAGGCGCACCGCTGCCGCTATATCTGGCTCGCCGCCGACTTCGCCTTCGACGCCTTCCGCTTCGAGATCGCCGAGACCGAGCACGGTGTGGCGCAACTGCACGGCTACCCCTACGCGCCGGACGCCTCCACGGTCATCGTGGAGATGCGCGAGGAGGTGTGGCGGGCCGCCGGGCTGGACCGGGCGGACGAGCGGGAGTCGGTCGAGCACTGCGCGAAACTCTTCGCGGACGCGCTCGGCGGCCGGCCCCTGCGCTCCCACAACTCCACCTGGACGACCTTCCGCACGGTCGTCAACGAGCGCTGGTCGCACGGCAATCTGGTGCTGCTCGGCGATGCCGCGCACACCGCGCACTTCTCCATCGGCTCCGGTACGAAGCTGGCCGTCGAGGACGCGCTCGCGCTCGCCGCCTGTCTGGAGGAACAGCCGGACCTGGCAAGGGCGTTGACGGCGTACGAGGCGGAGCGGCGCCCGGTGGTCGCTTCCACCCAGCGGGCGGCGCGGGCCAGTCTGGAGTGGTTCGAGAACATCGGGTTCCATCTCGACCAGCCCTCACGGCAGTTCGCCTTCAATCTGCTCACCCGCAGCCGCCGTGTCACCCACGACAACCTCCGGCTGCGCGACCCGCGCTTCACGGACGCGGTGGAGCGGGAGTTCGGCTGCCCGCCGGGAACGCCCCCGATGTTCACCCCGTTCCGGCTGCGCGGTCTGACCCTGCGCAACCGTGTCGTCGTCTCCCCGATGGACATGTACTCGGCGACCGACGGCGTCCCCGGCGACGTCCACCTCGTCCACCTGGGCGCCCGCGCCCTCGGCGGCGCCGGGCTGGTGATGACCGAGATGGTGTGCGTGAGCCCCGAGGGGCGGATCACCCCGGGCTGTGCGGGACTCTGGAACTCCCGGCAGGCCGAGGCCTGGCGCCGCACGGTGCGGTTCGTGCACGAGCGGGCGCCCGGCACGGCCATCGGCGTCCAGCTGGGCCACTCCGGCCGCAAGGGCTCGACCAGGGTGATGTGGGAGGGCATCGACGAGCCGCTGGACGCGGACAACTGGCCCCTGACGGCGGCCTCCCCGATCCCGTACAAGCCGGGCAGCCAGACCCCGCGCGCCCTCTCCCGGGCCCAACTCACCGACATCCGCCTACAGTTCACGGCAGCCGCCGGCCGGGCCGCCCGCAGCGGCTTCGATCTCCTCGAACTCCACTGCGCCCACGGCTACTTGCTCTCCGGTTTCCTCTCCCCGCTGACCAACCGCCGCACCGACCGCTACGGCGGCCCGCTCGACCACCGGCTGCGCTTCCCTCTCGAAGTCTTCGACGCCGTACGGGCGGTGTGGCCGGAGGAGCGCCCGATGACCGTGCGTATCTCGGCGACGGACTGGGCCGACGGGGGGACCACGGCCGAGGACGCCGTCGAGATCGCCCGTGCCTTCGCCGCGCACGGCGCCGACGCGATCGACGTCTCGACCGGGCAGGTGGTCGCCGACGAACACCCCGAGTACGGCCGCTCGTACCAGACCCCGTTCGCGGACCGTATCCGGCACCAGGTGGGCGTACCGACCGTCGCCGTCGGCGCCATCTCCTCCTGGGACGACGTCAACTCCCTCATCCTGGCGGGCCGTACGGACCTCTGCGCCCTCGGCCGCCCCCATCTGTACGACCCGCACTGGACGCTCCACGCGGCGGCGGAGCAGGGCTACGAGGGGCCGGGCGTGGCCTGGCCCTCCCCCTATCTGGCCGGCCGCCGCCGCCCCACCACGGGCCGCACGGACGCCCCCAAACCCCGGCTGACCCTGTCCTAG
- a CDS encoding glycosyltransferase family 4 protein, with protein MTDRRPIPRRPHIRYLLLHAYGRGGTIRTVMNQANSLVAAGWTVEIVSALRRRDDIQFPLDPRVRVSTVVDLREGTYTPPSGLVARWRDRKRGELLEAPARHVPKGEFGYRYFNRYVEDRLIAYMRSLTDGVLVTTRPALNFLAAEHATSGVVRIAQEHMNLGTHKRDVQQRIRETYPHFATVAVLTERDRDEYAELLPGTKVVRIPNAVHSLDQIPADPRSRIAVAAGRLFPQKGFDLLIPAWAKLVETYPDWQLRIYGSGEKKSELRHLIEEHHLYNHVFLMGHTDRLDDELAKASFYVLSSRFEGLPMVMIEAMSHALPVVSFDCPTGPADVLTHGVDGLLVAPEDPDALADAMAGLMADEVLRADMGVAAVLTAASYGPDSVHHRWESLFTSLHEQRHGHAAGAAKGTHA; from the coding sequence ATGACCGACCGCCGCCCGATCCCCCGGCGCCCCCACATCCGCTATCTGCTGCTGCACGCCTACGGCCGGGGCGGCACCATCCGCACGGTGATGAACCAGGCCAACTCCCTGGTCGCGGCGGGCTGGACCGTGGAGATCGTCAGCGCGCTGCGCCGCCGCGACGACATCCAGTTCCCGCTCGACCCCCGGGTGAGGGTGTCCACGGTCGTGGACCTGCGCGAGGGCACCTACACCCCGCCGTCCGGCCTCGTCGCGCGCTGGCGCGACCGCAAGCGCGGCGAACTGCTGGAGGCGCCCGCCCGGCACGTCCCGAAGGGCGAGTTCGGCTACCGCTACTTCAACCGGTACGTCGAGGACCGGCTCATCGCCTACATGCGGTCGCTGACGGACGGCGTCCTGGTCACCACCCGGCCCGCGCTGAACTTCCTGGCCGCCGAGCACGCCACGTCCGGTGTGGTCCGGATCGCCCAGGAGCACATGAACCTCGGCACCCACAAGCGGGACGTGCAACAGCGCATCCGGGAGACCTACCCGCACTTCGCGACGGTCGCCGTGCTCACCGAACGCGACCGCGACGAGTACGCCGAACTGCTGCCCGGGACCAAGGTCGTCCGCATCCCGAACGCCGTGCACTCCCTGGACCAGATCCCCGCCGACCCCAGGTCGAGGATCGCGGTGGCGGCCGGCCGACTCTTCCCGCAGAAGGGCTTCGACCTGCTGATCCCGGCCTGGGCGAAGCTCGTGGAGACATATCCCGACTGGCAGCTGAGAATTTACGGCAGCGGCGAGAAGAAGTCGGAACTCCGTCATCTCATCGAAGAACACCATCTCTACAATCACGTGTTCCTCATGGGACACACCGACCGCTTGGACGACGAACTCGCCAAGGCCTCCTTCTACGTGCTCAGTTCACGCTTCGAGGGACTGCCGATGGTGATGATCGAGGCGATGAGCCACGCCCTGCCCGTGGTGAGCTTCGACTGCCCGACCGGCCCCGCCGACGTGCTGACGCACGGCGTGGACGGGCTGCTCGTCGCCCCCGAGGACCCCGACGCGCTCGCCGACGCGATGGCCGGGCTGATGGCCGACGAGGTGCTGCGCGCCGACATGGGTGTGGCGGCGGTCCTCACGGCCGCCTCCTACGGTCCGGACTCCGTGCACCACCGCTGGGAGTCCCTCTTCACCTCCCTCCACGAACAACGGCACGGCCATGCCGCCGGCGCCGCGAAAGGAACCCACGCATGA
- a CDS encoding sulfotransferase family protein, translating to MSLMRNLNRALTATTGLQVRRAPAAAPAAPKVTAPKPAAKKPTAVYRCPAPEDLATDRLLRQPVFIMSPVRSGSTLLRMLMNAHSRLHSPHELHIRRLEVGYGSKLSQKAMNALDLERGDLEHLLWDRVMHRELVRSGKDFVVEKTPSNAFVYERIRDCWPDARFVFLLRHPVSIAQSWHEGDPDKRTYDEAAADALRYMKAVEKARKGLTGGHTVRYEDITADPEKEMRGLCDFLDLAFEPAMLDYGKKDDAQVVKGLGDWRDKIKTGQVQAGRALPTEDDIPDLLRPMCEAWGYSK from the coding sequence ATGAGCCTCATGCGCAACCTGAACCGTGCACTCACCGCCACCACCGGTCTGCAAGTCCGCAGGGCGCCCGCGGCGGCGCCCGCCGCGCCCAAGGTCACGGCTCCGAAGCCGGCCGCGAAGAAGCCCACGGCGGTGTACCGATGTCCGGCTCCCGAGGACCTCGCCACGGACCGGTTGCTCAGGCAGCCGGTCTTCATCATGTCTCCCGTGCGGTCGGGCTCCACCCTGCTGCGGATGCTCATGAACGCGCACTCACGGTTGCACTCCCCGCACGAGCTGCACATACGCAGGCTGGAGGTCGGCTACGGCAGCAAGCTGTCGCAGAAGGCGATGAACGCCCTCGACCTGGAGCGCGGTGATCTGGAGCATCTGCTCTGGGACCGGGTCATGCACCGCGAACTGGTCAGGTCGGGCAAGGACTTCGTCGTCGAGAAGACCCCCAGCAACGCCTTCGTGTACGAGCGTATCCGGGACTGCTGGCCCGACGCCCGCTTCGTCTTCCTGCTGCGCCACCCGGTCTCCATCGCCCAGTCCTGGCACGAGGGCGACCCCGACAAGCGCACCTACGACGAGGCCGCCGCCGACGCGCTGCGCTACATGAAGGCCGTCGAGAAGGCCCGCAAGGGGCTCACCGGCGGACACACCGTGCGCTACGAGGACATCACCGCCGACCCCGAGAAGGAGATGCGGGGGCTCTGCGACTTCCTCGACCTCGCCTTCGAGCCGGCCATGCTCGACTACGGCAAGAAGGACGACGCCCAGGTCGTGAAGGGGCTCGGCGACTGGCGGGACAAGATCAAGACCGGTCAGGTGCAGGCCGGGCGGGCGCTGCCCACCGAGGACGACATCCCCGATCTCCTCCGGCCGATGTGCGAGGCGTGGGGCTACAGCAAGTGA
- a CDS encoding enoyl-CoA hydratase family protein, with the protein MSPFTGSAARTTDWRHLRCEITDGVATVTLARPEKLNALTFGAYADLRDLLAELSRERSVRALVLAGAGRGFCSGGDVDEIIGATLAMDTAQLLDFNRMTGQVVRAVRECPFPVVAAVRGVAAGAGAVLALAADFRVADPTARFSFLFTRVGLSGGDMGAAYLLPRVVGLGHATRLLMLGEPVRAPEAERIGLISQLTDEGSADEAAQALARRLAEGPALAHAQTKALLTAELDMPLSASVELDAATQALLMTGEDYAEFHAAFTEKRPPKWQGH; encoded by the coding sequence ATGAGTCCCTTCACCGGCTCCGCCGCCCGCACCACCGACTGGCGACATCTGCGGTGCGAGATCACCGACGGTGTGGCCACCGTCACTCTCGCCCGCCCCGAGAAACTCAACGCCCTCACCTTCGGCGCCTACGCCGACCTGCGCGATCTGCTGGCCGAACTCTCCCGCGAGAGGTCCGTACGGGCCCTGGTGCTGGCCGGAGCGGGCCGCGGCTTCTGCTCCGGTGGCGACGTCGACGAGATCATCGGCGCCACCCTCGCCATGGACACCGCCCAGCTCCTCGACTTCAACCGGATGACCGGGCAGGTCGTGCGGGCCGTACGCGAGTGCCCGTTCCCGGTGGTCGCCGCCGTGCGCGGCGTGGCCGCGGGCGCCGGCGCGGTCCTCGCCCTGGCCGCCGACTTCCGCGTCGCCGACCCCACCGCCCGCTTCTCCTTCCTCTTCACCCGCGTCGGCCTCTCCGGCGGCGACATGGGCGCGGCCTATCTCCTGCCCCGCGTCGTCGGCCTCGGCCACGCCACCCGCCTCCTCATGCTCGGCGAACCCGTCCGCGCCCCCGAGGCCGAACGCATCGGCCTGATCAGCCAGCTCACCGACGAGGGCAGCGCCGACGAGGCCGCCCAGGCTCTCGCCCGCCGCCTGGCCGAGGGCCCGGCCCTGGCCCACGCCCAGACCAAGGCCCTGCTGACGGCCGAACTGGACATGCCGCTCTCCGCGTCCGTGGAACTGGACGCGGCCACCCAGGCCCTCCTCATGACCGGCGAGGACTACGCGGAATTCCACGCGGCGTTCACGGAGAAGCGCCCCCCGAAGTGGCAGGGCCACTGA
- a CDS encoding AMP-binding protein, with protein MNSRVTAHVDTFARDCLPPPDQWPELSFDLPELRYPDRLNAAAALLDGGDPGRPVFRTPAGEVWTYGELRTRVDRVAHALTSGLGVVPGNRVLLRGPTTPWLAACWLAVLKAGAVAVTVLAQQRPHELATICELARVSYALCDARHMDDLVKADVPGLRVAAFGGDGPDGLLGPASADGARGPYEAVDTAADDVALIAFTSGTTGRPKGCAHFHRDVLAIADTFSRHVLRPRADDVFAGSPPLGFTFGLGGLVVFPMRAGASALLLEQAGPRQLLPAVAEHRVSVLFTAPTAYRAMLGELNGSNASDASHAYDISSLRRCVSAGENLPEATWRAWHERTGLRIINGIGATELLHIFISAADDGIRPGTTGVPVPGWRARVQDEDGKPVPDGRQGLLAVRGPVGCRYLADERQREYVRNGWNVTGDTYVREPDGYFRYVARADDMIVSAGYNIAGPEVEEALMRHPDVVETAVVGRPDEARGQVVVACVVVAAGARRDGEALRAFLKAELAPYKCPREIVFLDALPRTATGKLQRFRLRTLDDQQ; from the coding sequence ATGAACTCCAGGGTCACCGCCCATGTCGACACCTTCGCCCGGGACTGTCTCCCGCCGCCGGACCAGTGGCCCGAGCTGTCGTTCGACCTGCCGGAGCTGCGCTATCCGGACCGGCTCAACGCCGCCGCCGCACTGCTCGACGGCGGGGATCCCGGCCGGCCCGTCTTCCGTACGCCCGCCGGGGAGGTGTGGACGTACGGCGAACTCCGCACCCGTGTCGACCGGGTCGCCCACGCGCTCACCTCCGGCCTCGGGGTGGTCCCCGGCAACCGGGTGCTGCTGCGCGGTCCCACCACGCCCTGGCTGGCCGCGTGCTGGCTCGCGGTGCTGAAGGCGGGGGCGGTCGCGGTGACGGTGCTGGCCCAGCAGCGGCCCCACGAGCTGGCGACGATCTGCGAGCTGGCCCGGGTGTCGTACGCGCTGTGCGACGCACGGCATATGGACGACCTGGTGAAGGCGGACGTGCCGGGGCTGCGGGTCGCCGCCTTCGGCGGGGACGGGCCGGACGGCCTGCTCGGTCCGGCGTCGGCGGACGGGGCGCGGGGGCCGTACGAGGCGGTGGACACGGCGGCCGACGACGTGGCGCTGATCGCTTTCACGTCCGGGACGACCGGGCGGCCGAAGGGGTGCGCGCACTTCCACCGGGACGTACTGGCGATCGCGGACACCTTCTCCAGGCATGTGCTGCGCCCCCGCGCCGACGACGTGTTCGCCGGGTCTCCCCCGCTCGGTTTCACCTTCGGCCTCGGCGGGCTCGTCGTCTTCCCGATGCGGGCCGGCGCCAGCGCGCTGCTGCTCGAACAGGCGGGGCCGAGGCAGTTGCTGCCGGCGGTCGCCGAGCACCGGGTGTCGGTGCTGTTCACCGCGCCGACCGCGTACCGGGCGATGCTGGGCGAGCTGAACGGGTCGAACGCCTCCGACGCGTCGCACGCGTACGACATCTCGTCGCTGCGGCGGTGTGTGTCGGCGGGCGAGAACCTGCCCGAGGCGACCTGGCGGGCCTGGCACGAGCGGACCGGGCTGCGGATCATCAACGGCATCGGGGCGACCGAGCTGCTGCACATCTTCATCTCCGCGGCCGACGACGGGATCAGGCCGGGGACGACGGGGGTGCCCGTGCCGGGGTGGCGGGCGCGGGTTCAGGACGAGGACGGGAAGCCGGTGCCCGACGGGCGGCAGGGGCTGCTCGCGGTGCGCGGTCCGGTGGGGTGCCGCTATCTGGCGGACGAGCGGCAGCGGGAGTACGTACGGAACGGCTGGAACGTCACGGGCGACACGTACGTCCGTGAGCCGGACGGGTACTTCCGCTATGTCGCCCGCGCCGACGACATGATCGTCTCGGCCGGTTACAACATCGCGGGACCCGAGGTCGAGGAGGCCCTGATGCGTCATCCGGACGTGGTGGAGACGGCGGTGGTGGGGCGGCCGGACGAGGCGCGCGGCCAGGTCGTCGTCGCCTGTGTGGTGGTCGCGGCGGGTGCCCGGCGGGACGGCGAGGCGCTGCGCGCGTTCCTCAAGGCGGAGCTGGCGCCGTACAAATGTCCGCGCGAGATCGTGTTCCTGGACGCGCTGCCGCGCACGGCCACCGGCAAACTTCAGCGGTTCCGGCTGCGCACCCTAGATGACCAGCAGTGA